One region of Zingiber officinale cultivar Zhangliang chromosome 7B, Zo_v1.1, whole genome shotgun sequence genomic DNA includes:
- the LOC122004358 gene encoding uncharacterized protein LOC122004358, whose protein sequence is MVLTLILLKRDREKLKDIGNGHTVSGFRIHHSDIKVVNLHNDTKFKPNVSTSNNDNLPVLHCLDGRHKLVSIINFPQIQYIVSISSRSTKIREIYDLQMPCYKINNRTLSTITLFFRTTMNGKKGSSIQIDICLPPNATPQSESMKKSTKDHNGKVTIPMRKLMMEAWEFAKEDTDRVTFSLKVGLACLLVSLLILIQPPYQVFGTNFILEKVGMKK, encoded by the exons ATGGTGTTAACTTTGATTTTGTTAAAGAGAGATAGGGAGAAGTTAAAGGATATAGGCAATGGACATACTGTATCAGGGTTCAGGATACACCATAGTGACATCAAAGTTGTTAATCTTCATAACGACACTAAGTTCAAGCCCAATGTATCCACCTCCAACAATGACAACCTTCCCGTTCTTCATTGCTTGGATGGCCGCCACAAGCTTGTCAGCATCATCAATTTCCCTCAGATACAATATATTGTTAGCATCAGCTCCAGGAGTACCAAAATCAGAGAGATTTATGACCTACAAATGCCATGTTACAAAATCAATAATAGAACATTGTCAACAATCACCCTATTCTTCAG AACTACAATGAACGGAAAGAAAGGTAGCAGTATTCAGATCGACATTTGCTTGCCGCCAAACGCAACACCACAATCAGAAAGCATGAAGAAGTCTACCAAGGATCATAATGGCAAAGTCACGATACCAATGAGGAAATTGATGATGGAAGCGTGGGAGTTTGCCAAAGAGGACACAGACAGGGTGACCTTTTCCCTCAAGGTTGGCTTGGCTTGCCTCCTCGTCTCCCTTCTCATTCTCATCCAACCACCTTATCAAGTCTTCGGCACCAACTTCATATTGGAAAAGGTTGGTATGAAAAAATAA